The window ATCATTTATCCCACCATTTCTTCCCGGCCTTCTCTAATTCCTCTGTTTCTTCTCCGCACCATTGTTTCTCTTTCCAGGTGATCCTTTCTCTTTTCTCTCTGTGATTTGTTCTCTATCATTCTGTAATATCGATCCATGCATTGATTTTTTTGACATTAGGTGTGATATTCTTGATAGGGAAAGCACGTACGTCGATCTTCGTTTTTGTTGTTGTTTATGGTCTGAGATGCATGGGATTTCTTCGATGCAGATTTGTGGCAAATAGCGATTAAAGAGGAGGAATAATAATTTGTTGGGTACATGCATGGGGTTTTAGATTGCTGTGCCTAGACAAATTGTTTGAAACATGTCGTGCTGCGGCGGTGCGGAGGAAGAAAACTACGGCCCACCGCCTAACCAATACACAACTGCTCCGCCCAGAGGTGGTGGTGGGGGTGCATATGGTGGCGGAGGTACCTCTTCATTTTCCTTCAATCTGTTTCTGATTAATTTGTTGGATTTAATTCAATGTATATATATATCTCTATTTCTGTATCATAAACCATTTTCATTTTTGTGGTTTATAGGCAATGACAGAGGAGAGCCAAGGAGTTCCAATCCGGTTAGAAGTGGGGCTCCGGCGAAGGCCTTACCAATTGAATTACCGGCTATGCCTTTGGATGAGTTAATTAGGCTAACGGGTAACTTCGGTCAAAAAGCCTTGATAGGAGAAGGTTCTTATGGCCGGGTTTTCTATGCAAAATTAAGTAATGGTAAGCCTGCTGCAATTAAGAAGTTGGATGCAGGTTCACAAGAGCCAGACTCAGATTTTGGGAATCAAGTAAATCCTCAAGGCATTTTTTCCTTTTCTTTTATTCAATGCTGATCGATTTTAATTACTTACAGTGATTTTTATGTCAATCTTGTGCAGTTATCTACAGTATCAAGACTTAAGCATGACCATTTTGTGGAGTTGATGGGGTATTGCTTAGAAGGAAATAATCGAATCTTGGTTTTCGAGTTTGCACAGATGGGATCTTTACATGACATATTACACGGTATGTATGCTCAAATAAATGTTTTGCTTTTGCCTTTTGTTGCTGCAGATTTGTGTTGAAAATTGATTCATATTTTTGTTGTTTTGATCCATGCAGGAAGGAAAGGAGTACAAGGAGCTGAACCTGGTCCAGCTCTAAGTTGGAATCAGAGAATTAAAATTGCCTATGGTGCAGCCAAAGGCCTCGAGTATCTGCATGAAAAGGTTCAACCTTCCATTGTTCACCGGGATGTCAGATCCAGCAATGTGCTACTCTTTGATGATCATGTTGCCAAAATTGCAGACTTCAACTTGACCAATCAGTCATCTGACACAGCTGCACGACTTCATTCGACTAGAGTTTTGGGAACTTTTGGCTATCATGCTCCTGAGTAAGCTTCAATTCTTGTTCTTTGAATTAGTGTTGAATGTGATCGTACTACCTGATGTTCTACAACCATTTGACATAGTAGTTTAATTAGAGGTTTTACATTAGCTTCAATTTTATACATTCTCCCCCCTCTATATGGTTAGAAAAAGTGATGCATGGGTCACGTTATATCTTTTAACACATATATGATAGTCTATCTTTTACCTAAAGCAGCCGTTGGTGTGCAAACGAAGCTCCGATTAGATGCTCTTGAACTTGAACGTTTTCTTAGTTAGAAGTGGGAATACTTTATGTAATCTGCACTAACAGAAACGTTGTTTTGTTGTCCTCTCCATTATGTCTTTTCTATGTCTTTCATTTACCTTTCTCCTTTATAAAATCATTGCTTTTGATCAGGTATGCCATGACGGGGCAGATAACACAGAAGAGTGATGTTTACAGTTTTGGGGTTGTTCTATTAGAGCTCTTGACAGGAAGAAAACCTGTAGATCATACAATGCCAAAAGGGCAACAGAGTCTTGTTACCTGGGTATGTACTTAATTACATTACCTCACTACTTTGGGCTGACACTATCATTGAATTTACCAGAACTTAATTACAAAACCTCTGATTTGAATACATTAAAACATTGCAGGCAACTCCTAGATTGAGCGAGGACAAAGTGAAGCAGTGTGTTGATCCCAAGCTAAACAACGACTATCCACCAAAGGCGATTGCTAAGGTCTACTTTGGCACATCCTATCTCTCGATCATATTGTTAGATTTAATATAACAACTTGGAATGAACAACAAATCCCATTAGCATAATGAAATAGTTAGTTATTCGTCTAATGCAGCTAAAGTTACACCATTCCTTCCTTTTTCTATTTTCTGAGACATTATATTTTCTCTCAGTTGGCAGCTGTGGCGGCACTTTGTGTTCAGTATGAAGCTGACTTCAGGCCAAACATGACAATTGTTGTGAAGGCTCTACAGCCGTTACTCAATTCAAAACCTGCAGGACCAGATGCAAACGCATAAGAGTTAAGATGATGATATTCTACCACAGAATCTGCAGCAACTTGTCCTGTGTGCTTCAACGTATCTTTCTTCTTTGTAATCTCATTCCCAGAATGCTATACTGAATCAAGGCATGATCACAAGATTGTCATTTTTCTGATTCAGTACATCCTGTTTCGGATGTTAACATTTGCAAGATGGGAAATGTGAAACTTTTGAAACTTTTATGGAAGCAAGCAACCTGGTTACTCCAATGCACCATTTTGTATCTGTTTTTGCTACATTATGGCATCTGTAAAGATGTAGAAGCTATTTAAACAAAGATATTTCTAGTGTTTCTGACAGTAGATTTATGCAGAGCCACACTAAAATTAAGAGTAATCAATCAAATTGGAGCAATTCGAGGGATTATATATATATATATATATATAGTCCGGATCAGAGGAGGACGTCTGCACGCCCTCCGTTCGCCACCGTACGGCGCCGGCGAGGGCGCGCCTCCACCCCAGCAGCCTCCAGCAGCGTCCCCGATCACTTTTCCTCCCCGGCGAGTCCGCCGAATTCCAGTTTTCCGGCGAGATCAATTTTGTATGAAGTTTTGGGTGATCTCGCCGGAAAATTGGAATTCTGCGGACTCGCCGGGGAGGAAAAGTGGTCTGGGACCCTGCTGGAGTCCGCTGGGGTGGAGGCGCGCCCTCGCTGGCGCCGTACGGTGACGAACGGAGGGACGTCCGCACTTTAAAGACTGTGCGGACGTCCTCTTTAGAACGCCTCTGTGTGTGGTAAGGCCAGGCATCTATATATATATACACACACTGCTGATCAGGTGCGGACGTCCGCACCAAAGTTTTGGTGCGGATTTCCATTTTTGCACCACTTCCCGATCGAATTTTCTCAAACTTCCTTCTAGACATATCTAGATCATCCTGTGTAGATCATCTCTGCAAAATTTCAGTCAATTTGGTGATCGTTAAGGCCCTCAAAATTGAAAAACAAATCGACGGGCTGTATTTTGTCCGGTTCAGGTATATAACAGAAAACACAAGTTTGAGGACCTTAACGATGACCAAATTGGCTGAAATTTTGCAGAGATGATCTACAC of the Fragaria vesca subsp. vesca linkage group LG6, FraVesHawaii_1.0, whole genome shotgun sequence genome contains:
- the LOC101306946 gene encoding probable protein kinase At2g41970-like, with protein sequence MSCCGGAEEENYGPPPNQYTTAPPRGGGGGAYGGGGNDRGEPRSSNPVRSGAPAKALPIELPAMPLDELIRLTGNFGQKALIGEGSYGRVFYAKLSNGKPAAIKKLDAGSQEPDSDFGNQLSTVSRLKHDHFVELMGYCLEGNNRILVFEFAQMGSLHDILHGRKGVQGAEPGPALSWNQRIKIAYGAAKGLEYLHEKVQPSIVHRDVRSSNVLLFDDHVAKIADFNLTNQSSDTAARLHSTRVLGTFGYHAPEYAMTGQITQKSDVYSFGVVLLELLTGRKPVDHTMPKGQQSLVTWATPRLSEDKVKQCVDPKLNNDYPPKAIAKLAAVAALCVQYEADFRPNMTIVVKALQPLLNSKPAGPDANA